A section of the Deltaproteobacteria bacterium genome encodes:
- a CDS encoding 3-hydroxyacyl-CoA dehydrogenase/enoyl-CoA hydratase family protein, producing MNPARIKKVAVIGSGVMGKGIAAHLANCGIPSLLLDLERPWVDKALADLPKMKPALLYDAADIRLITPGTIADDLPKVKDCDWIVEVIIEQLQPKRDLYAKLEALLRPNQIVSSNTSGIGWHLLTEGRSAAFKQQFCITHFFNPVRYLKLVELVGGAGTDQRVVQTMATFLTDTLGKGVVWAKDTPNFVANRIGVHGIMVTLHALAKHGWSVEVIDKIMGPPLGRPKSATFRTADLVGLDTLAHVAQTAYEQCTQDEARAIFQLPDFVTRMIQEKFLGDKTKQGFFKKTKNADGATEILAFDPATFAYRAQQKFKAPSLGAAKNIEDVRERVRTVVLAADDAGKIAWPLVSETLVYAANRIPEIADDVVNVDHGMEWGFGWELGPFATWDALGVRVAVERLEKEGRAVPALAAQVLKSGAGSFYQARDARPTYFDAASSAYQSVPAKPGLIVLSQLHVLKKVVEANESGSLLDLGDGVFCCEFHSKMNAIDEGIIAMLNAGVERAEREGQGLVIGNEGVNFCVGANLMLIFLEAQQQNWTQIDEIVRQFQSMGQRIRFAKKPVVVAPFQLALGGGCEVVLSAARVRAAAETYMGLVELGVGLIPAGCGCKNMLLRMQANARASLRATDRIWMSPDDGGPFPKVQRAFETIGFAKVSTSAKEAVNIGYLRATDRVTLDREQLLMDAKADVLELAPGYQPPASETIELPGRGGWMAIRNAIAQFRLQGLVTEYDVVLAEKLAYILTGGNRPGPWTATEQDVLDLEREVFLQLCGDARTHARIQTMLMTGKPLRN from the coding sequence ATGAATCCAGCGCGGATCAAGAAAGTGGCGGTGATCGGTTCCGGCGTGATGGGCAAAGGGATCGCGGCGCATTTGGCGAACTGCGGGATTCCAAGCCTGTTGCTCGATCTGGAACGACCGTGGGTGGACAAGGCCCTCGCCGATCTCCCGAAGATGAAACCGGCGTTGCTCTACGACGCTGCGGATATTCGGTTGATCACGCCCGGCACGATTGCCGACGATCTGCCAAAAGTCAAAGACTGCGACTGGATCGTCGAAGTTATCATCGAGCAATTGCAGCCGAAACGCGATCTCTACGCCAAGCTCGAGGCGCTGCTGCGGCCCAATCAGATCGTCAGTTCGAACACGTCCGGCATCGGCTGGCACTTGTTGACCGAAGGCCGTTCTGCGGCGTTCAAACAACAATTCTGCATTACCCATTTCTTCAATCCAGTCCGCTATCTCAAGCTGGTTGAACTGGTCGGCGGCGCGGGCACGGACCAACGCGTCGTCCAGACGATGGCCACGTTCCTGACCGACACGTTGGGCAAAGGTGTCGTCTGGGCGAAAGACACGCCGAATTTCGTCGCGAATCGGATCGGCGTGCACGGCATCATGGTCACGCTGCACGCGTTAGCGAAACACGGTTGGTCAGTAGAAGTGATCGACAAGATCATGGGGCCGCCGCTCGGTCGGCCGAAGAGCGCCACGTTTCGAACCGCAGACTTAGTCGGACTCGACACGCTCGCGCATGTCGCGCAGACTGCGTACGAGCAATGCACGCAGGACGAGGCGCGCGCCATCTTTCAGTTGCCGGATTTCGTGACGCGGATGATCCAAGAAAAATTCCTGGGCGATAAAACAAAACAAGGATTTTTCAAAAAAACGAAAAATGCCGACGGGGCGACGGAAATCTTGGCCTTCGATCCCGCGACGTTTGCGTATCGCGCGCAACAGAAATTCAAGGCGCCGAGCTTGGGCGCGGCGAAAAATATCGAAGACGTGCGCGAACGAGTCCGGACTGTGGTGTTGGCCGCCGACGATGCCGGCAAGATCGCTTGGCCGTTGGTCTCCGAGACGTTGGTCTATGCGGCGAATCGGATTCCGGAAATCGCCGACGACGTCGTGAATGTGGATCACGGCATGGAGTGGGGGTTCGGGTGGGAATTAGGCCCCTTCGCGACCTGGGATGCGCTCGGCGTGCGAGTGGCCGTCGAACGGTTGGAAAAAGAAGGGCGTGCCGTGCCGGCGTTGGCGGCGCAGGTCTTGAAGTCAGGTGCCGGGAGTTTTTATCAAGCCCGCGACGCGCGGCCGACGTATTTCGATGCCGCGTCGTCGGCGTACCAGTCTGTGCCCGCCAAGCCCGGCCTGATCGTCCTCTCCCAACTCCATGTGCTGAAAAAAGTCGTCGAGGCGAACGAGAGTGGAAGTCTGCTCGATCTCGGCGATGGCGTCTTCTGTTGCGAATTTCACAGCAAGATGAACGCGATCGACGAAGGCATCATCGCGATGCTCAACGCGGGTGTCGAGCGCGCGGAGCGCGAGGGCCAAGGGTTAGTGATCGGGAACGAGGGTGTGAATTTCTGTGTCGGCGCCAACTTGATGCTGATCTTCCTGGAGGCGCAACAGCAGAACTGGACGCAGATCGACGAAATCGTCCGCCAGTTCCAGTCGATGGGGCAGCGGATCCGCTTTGCGAAGAAACCGGTCGTGGTCGCGCCGTTCCAATTGGCGTTGGGTGGGGGCTGCGAAGTCGTGCTGAGCGCGGCGCGGGTGCGCGCGGCGGCGGAAACCTATATGGGTTTGGTCGAGCTTGGCGTCGGCCTGATCCCCGCGGGGTGTGGTTGCAAAAATATGTTGCTGCGGATGCAAGCGAACGCGCGCGCTTCACTGCGCGCGACGGACCGGATCTGGATGTCGCCCGACGACGGCGGCCCATTCCCCAAAGTGCAGCGTGCGTTTGAAACCATCGGCTTCGCGAAAGTCTCGACCTCGGCGAAGGAAGCGGTCAACATCGGGTATCTGCGCGCCACCGATCGCGTCACGCTCGATCGTGAACAACTGCTGATGGATGCAAAGGCCGATGTGCTCGAATTGGCGCCCGGCTATCAACCGCCGGCATCGGAAACGATCGAACTCCCTGGGCGCGGCGGCTGGATGGCGATCCGCAACGCGATCGCGCAATTCCGGCTGCAAGGCTTGGTCACGGAATACGACGTCGTGTTGGCCGAGAAACTCGCGTACATCCTCACCGGCGGTAATAGGCCCGGCCCGTGGACCGCCACGGAACAAGACGTTCTCGACTTGGAACGCGAGGTCTTCCTCCAACTCTGTGGCGACGCACGGACCCACGCCCGCATCCAAACCATGCTGATGACCGGGAAACCGTTGCGGAATTAG
- a CDS encoding RDD family protein — MPFDEPDETQLIDVADLKKMEQADFGQEPTELQERTHPERPARTPHNTAEPAPPTLPEMPVATTDTLRIASAGERFTAFFIDSYVLFAGYWAQNQLYHRLAHGHWDAPAPTNLAFNGIIFHLVYLFAALGYFVVSEGLFGTTPGKWCCGLTVRRLDGDVPGWGTVLLRNAFRPLDYLLLGLATEFSERHQRLGDRAAGTAVITRTAATAASPVAWDRIAKTSGRLIAAGLDAALLFALLLGWLLQLNPERAFVSQWILLLGPLAILLLWAGLQRFAHTTPGGWICGYRLVQENGAPIGFAHALLRTAFTPLDCTPAGPLAMAISPRRQRLGDFVAGTLVVQGARHAAGWTASVVLAVVLLGLAYGASRNPERLFNAPGQFNQDFRLTFVPRTELAPDFPPVGAPTEPFDIQGFRFAEARPDNMRVPPTYVPGETAYLVFEVHGFRTTDRMVWVQEDLAIRYPDGAFGLRQENIIDYHVPKHVSGPLQFTNQIYLPPGIPLGQHTVYITLRDKLAGGGHRVYTQTFTLKSASPPMPPVVTPQPSEPGAAPPPPTTAEPPATPPMPSAPSHQPSATSHESPEAMPASIPAPTPPTAAPTTAPPTRVPAPSPPGP; from the coding sequence ATGCCCTTTGACGAACCGGACGAGACCCAACTGATCGACGTCGCGGACCTAAAAAAAATGGAACAGGCCGATTTCGGGCAAGAGCCGACGGAGCTGCAAGAACGAACGCACCCCGAGCGGCCGGCACGCACACCGCACAACACCGCGGAGCCGGCGCCACCGACCCTGCCGGAAATGCCCGTGGCCACAACGGACACACTCCGCATTGCCAGCGCCGGGGAACGCTTCACGGCGTTCTTTATCGACAGTTACGTGTTGTTCGCCGGCTACTGGGCACAGAATCAACTCTATCACCGACTGGCACACGGCCATTGGGACGCGCCGGCTCCGACCAATTTGGCATTCAACGGCATTATTTTTCATCTCGTCTATTTATTCGCGGCACTGGGCTATTTTGTCGTCAGCGAGGGATTATTCGGAACGACGCCCGGCAAGTGGTGTTGCGGTTTGACCGTCCGTCGTCTCGATGGAGATGTGCCGGGCTGGGGAACCGTGTTGCTGCGTAATGCGTTTCGCCCGCTCGATTACTTATTGTTGGGACTCGCGACGGAATTCTCGGAGCGACATCAACGTCTCGGCGATCGGGCCGCCGGGACTGCGGTGATTACACGGACTGCTGCCACTGCGGCCAGCCCGGTTGCGTGGGATCGAATCGCGAAGACATCAGGCCGCTTGATCGCCGCCGGTCTCGATGCCGCGCTGTTGTTCGCGCTGCTGCTCGGATGGTTGTTGCAACTGAATCCCGAACGCGCGTTCGTCAGTCAATGGATCTTGCTGCTCGGGCCGTTGGCCATCCTACTACTGTGGGCCGGCTTGCAGCGCTTCGCCCACACCACGCCGGGCGGATGGATCTGCGGCTATCGGTTAGTGCAAGAAAACGGCGCGCCGATTGGATTCGCGCATGCCTTGTTGCGGACGGCGTTCACGCCGCTCGATTGCACGCCGGCCGGTCCGCTCGCGATGGCTATTTCACCACGACGCCAACGACTCGGGGATTTCGTTGCAGGGACGTTGGTCGTGCAAGGCGCTCGTCACGCCGCCGGCTGGACGGCGAGCGTCGTGCTCGCGGTCGTCCTACTCGGGCTGGCCTACGGCGCCAGCCGCAATCCGGAACGACTGTTCAATGCACCAGGGCAATTCAATCAAGACTTCCGGCTCACGTTCGTGCCGCGTACCGAGCTCGCGCCGGACTTTCCGCCCGTGGGCGCGCCGACCGAGCCGTTCGACATCCAAGGCTTCCGTTTCGCCGAGGCGCGACCCGATAACATGCGCGTCCCGCCGACCTACGTCCCCGGCGAGACGGCCTATCTCGTCTTTGAAGTGCACGGCTTCCGCACCACCGATCGGATGGTCTGGGTCCAGGAGGATTTAGCGATTCGTTATCCGGATGGTGCCTTCGGACTGCGACAGGAAAACATCATCGACTATCACGTCCCGAAGCATGTGTCGGGGCCGTTGCAATTTACCAATCAGATCTATTTGCCGCCCGGCATCCCGCTGGGACAACACACGGTCTATATCACGCTGCGCGACAAACTCGCGGGCGGCGGACATCGGGTCTATACACAGACGTTCACACTCAAGTCCGCGTCGCCGCCAATGCCCCCAGTCGTGACGCCGCAACCGTCGGAACCTGGCGCCGCACCACCGCCTCCCACCACCGCAGAGCCACCAGCCACACCACCAATGCCGTCCGCTCCCAGTCACCAGCCCTCCGCCACCAGTCACGAATCCCCAGAGGCCATGCCCGCCAGTATTCCCGCACCCACCCCGCCAACAGCCGCGCCGACCACGGCGCCACCGACCCGCGTGCCGGCGCCCTCACCCCCCGGTCCATAA
- a CDS encoding thiolase family protein, whose product MGTEVVVVAAVRSPMGRAKKGHFANTRIDDLAAEVIRAALAKVPQLPLADIEDLLIGCAMPEGEQGLNVARNISFLAGLPLSMGAATINRFCASSLTAINIAAQALLAGNGEVFIAGGVESMSHVPMGGFNPSLNEKLLTVVGCPQAYIGMGTTAETLAKKYGITRAMQDQCALSSHQKAIAAQQAGVLNDEIVACAAWQLNGATKTAEVDEGPRADTTLEKLASLKPAFHADGTVTAGNSSPLTDGAAATILMTAAKAKQLGIKPLARIRAMAVAGVDPATMGEGPIAAVPKVLKRAGLKLSDVDLFEMNEAFAAQTLACVKALEIDPARLNVHGGAIALGHPLGCTGARIMATLLNALQKNNKTIGLETMCVGGGQGVATIVERL is encoded by the coding sequence ATGGGGACCGAGGTCGTCGTGGTCGCAGCGGTGCGCAGTCCGATGGGGCGCGCGAAGAAAGGGCATTTCGCCAACACCCGCATCGATGACTTGGCCGCTGAAGTCATTCGCGCGGCCCTTGCAAAAGTTCCGCAATTGCCGCTTGCCGATATCGAAGATTTGTTGATCGGCTGTGCGATGCCCGAAGGAGAACAGGGACTGAATGTCGCGCGCAATATCAGTTTCCTGGCCGGGCTCCCGTTGTCCATGGGCGCCGCCACGATCAATCGCTTCTGCGCGTCGTCGCTCACCGCCATCAATATCGCTGCGCAGGCGTTGCTGGCCGGCAATGGCGAAGTCTTTATCGCCGGTGGTGTCGAGTCGATGAGCCATGTCCCGATGGGTGGGTTCAATCCGTCACTCAATGAAAAACTGCTCACGGTCGTCGGATGTCCGCAGGCGTACATTGGCATGGGGACGACGGCCGAGACGTTGGCGAAGAAATATGGCATTACGCGTGCGATGCAGGACCAATGCGCGCTCAGCTCCCATCAAAAGGCGATTGCCGCGCAACAGGCAGGTGTGTTGAACGACGAAATCGTCGCGTGCGCGGCGTGGCAGTTGAACGGCGCCACGAAAACGGCGGAAGTCGACGAAGGGCCGCGTGCCGACACGACGCTCGAAAAATTGGCGTCGCTGAAACCGGCGTTCCATGCGGATGGGACGGTGACGGCGGGAAATTCCAGTCCGCTGACGGACGGCGCTGCGGCGACGATCCTGATGACGGCCGCGAAGGCCAAGCAGCTCGGCATTAAGCCGTTGGCGCGCATCCGCGCGATGGCTGTGGCCGGTGTCGATCCCGCGACGATGGGCGAAGGGCCGATTGCCGCAGTCCCGAAGGTCTTGAAGCGCGCGGGGTTGAAACTGAGTGACGTCGATCTGTTCGAAATGAACGAGGCCTTCGCCGCGCAGACGTTGGCCTGTGTGAAGGCGCTGGAAATCGATCCGGCGAGGCTCAACGTGCACGGTGGCGCGATTGCGCTCGGCCATCCACTCGGATGCACCGGCGCGCGGATCATGGCGACGCTGCTCAATGCGTTACAAAAGAACAACAAGACGATTGGGCTGGAAACAATGTGTGTCGGTGGTGGCCAAGGTGTGGCGACGATCGTGGAGCGGCTATGA
- a CDS encoding ribonuclease HI family protein yields the protein MKTYTLFTDGAARGNPGPAGIGVVIRDGTGTIVAEIAEYLGETTNNQAEYRALLRGLEQAVALGAEGVQVRADSELMVRQMLGQYKVKHPELRPLYEQARQLVAKVAQFAIQHIPREQNHEADALANRAIDDRS from the coding sequence ATGAAGACCTACACGCTCTTTACCGACGGCGCCGCGCGAGGCAATCCGGGGCCGGCCGGGATCGGTGTGGTAATTCGCGACGGCACCGGGACGATCGTCGCCGAGATCGCCGAGTATCTGGGCGAGACAACGAATAACCAAGCGGAGTACCGCGCGTTACTGCGGGGGTTGGAACAGGCCGTGGCGTTAGGCGCCGAAGGCGTACAGGTCCGGGCCGATTCGGAATTAATGGTCCGCCAAATGCTGGGACAATATAAAGTGAAGCATCCGGAGTTGCGCCCCCTGTACGAACAGGCGCGACAACTGGTGGCGAAAGTGGCGCAGTTTGCGATCCAACACATCCCGCGTGAACAAAACCACGAGGCCGACGCCCTCGCCAATCGCGCGATCGACGATCGGTCGTAG
- a CDS encoding glycerophosphodiester phosphodiesterase gives MTCTQPLIIAHRGAAKYAPENTLPAFQKAIDLCVDGVELDLQLTKDKVPVVIHEETLTPFTTTYPTVQSAPLRALRTIDIGSHFGPAFAGERVPTLDEVLECLRPSALRINLELKAQPYWHFGLEERVVAAVRNFGMADRVICSSFSPLTLWRLRRLAPEIPRALLLLPRSFLFLHAKCSGKITGIANVHLHTKALSAAWMALAATRGWHVWVWTANTREEMQAAAAAHVEAIITDDPLLAREVLRSDHAL, from the coding sequence ATGACGTGCACGCAACCATTAATCATCGCTCATCGTGGGGCGGCGAAATACGCGCCGGAAAATACGCTGCCTGCGTTTCAAAAAGCGATCGACTTGTGCGTGGATGGCGTTGAGCTCGACTTGCAGCTCACGAAAGATAAAGTCCCAGTGGTGATCCACGAAGAGACGCTCACGCCTTTCACCACGACCTATCCAACCGTGCAAAGCGCGCCGTTGCGGGCGTTGCGGACGATCGACATCGGGAGCCATTTCGGGCCGGCGTTTGCCGGTGAACGAGTCCCGACGCTGGACGAGGTGTTGGAGTGTCTGCGTCCGTCGGCGTTGCGGATTAATTTGGAGTTGAAGGCACAGCCCTATTGGCACTTCGGATTGGAAGAGCGGGTCGTCGCGGCGGTGCGCAATTTTGGGATGGCCGATCGCGTGATTTGTTCGTCGTTCAGTCCGCTGACGTTGTGGCGACTACGCCGCTTGGCGCCGGAGATTCCGCGCGCGCTGCTGCTGCTGCCCCGGAGCTTTCTCTTTCTCCACGCCAAATGTTCTGGTAAAATCACGGGCATAGCGAACGTCCATTTGCACACCAAAGCCCTCTCCGCCGCCTGGATGGCGCTCGCAGCGACGCGCGGGTGGCACGTGTGGGTCTGGACGGCGAACACACGCGAAGAAATGCAGGCCGCAGCAGCCGCACACGTAGAAGCGATCATCACCGATGATCCGCTGCTGGCGCGGGAAGTCTTGCGGAGTGATCATGCCCTTTGA
- a CDS encoding TIGR02147 family protein: MARGPTTPVNLFSYLDYRAFLRDWYAAMKRTQRAFSFRAFALRAGFTSPNFLKLVMDGARNLTEKSLPKFMIGLRLNKQEQEFFRNLVGFNQAADTAERDRYYQRLLSSRKYNELRPIERQQYEYYAAWYHPVIRELVTAPDFDGTPTWIANRLNPAITPAQVEKSLGLLEQLGFLQRTSEGRWAQTSTLVSTGAEVRSVMLLNYHRNLLDLTKTILDITPASERDVSALTLGIAKERLPMLKRKVQEFRQEILKLVANDTAPELVVQLNLQLFPVSRAAAEDAS, encoded by the coding sequence ATGGCACGGGGCCCGACCACACCGGTTAATCTCTTTAGCTATCTCGACTATCGGGCATTCCTGCGCGATTGGTATGCCGCGATGAAGCGGACGCAGCGGGCCTTTTCGTTCCGGGCCTTTGCATTGCGGGCCGGATTCACGTCGCCGAATTTCCTGAAACTCGTGATGGACGGGGCGCGCAATCTGACCGAAAAAAGTCTGCCGAAATTCATGATCGGGTTGCGGCTCAACAAGCAGGAGCAGGAATTCTTCCGCAACTTGGTCGGCTTCAATCAAGCGGCCGACACTGCGGAGCGGGATCGCTACTATCAACGGCTGTTGAGTTCGCGCAAATACAACGAACTGCGGCCGATCGAGCGGCAGCAATATGAATATTACGCGGCGTGGTATCATCCGGTGATTCGGGAACTCGTGACGGCGCCCGATTTCGACGGGACGCCGACCTGGATCGCGAATCGGCTGAATCCGGCGATCACGCCCGCGCAAGTGGAGAAGTCGCTCGGGTTACTCGAACAGTTGGGGTTTCTGCAGCGGACGTCGGAAGGCCGCTGGGCACAGACCAGCACGCTCGTGTCGACCGGAGCCGAAGTGCGCTCGGTGATGTTGCTGAACTATCATCGCAACTTGCTTGATTTAACCAAGACGATTCTGGATATCACCCCGGCGAGCGAACGGGATGTGAGTGCATTGACGTTAGGCATTGCCAAGGAGCGACTGCCGATGCTGAAGCGGAAGGTCCAAGAGTTTCGGCAGGAAATCTTAAAGTTGGTCGCGAATGACACGGCGCCGGAGCTGGTGGTGCAACTCAATCTCCAACTCTTTCCGGTCTCGCGCGCCGCGGCGGAGGACGCATCATGA
- a CDS encoding (2Fe-2S) ferredoxin domain-containing protein: protein MPRQPVPFEKCLFVCENTRDGGRTCCGAVGTALREALRNYVKTHGLQNRVRIVKSGCLDRCAAGPNIFVTPDHVWYSAVTPDDLQTLIAEQLAPMTKPHPV from the coding sequence ATGCCACGTCAACCGGTCCCGTTCGAAAAATGCCTCTTTGTCTGTGAAAACACGCGTGACGGCGGTCGAACGTGTTGCGGCGCAGTGGGAACGGCGCTCCGCGAGGCGTTGCGTAACTACGTCAAAACCCACGGTTTGCAAAACCGCGTCCGGATCGTCAAATCCGGCTGCCTCGACCGCTGCGCCGCCGGTCCGAATATCTTCGTAACCCCAGATCACGTCTGGTATTCCGCCGTGACGCCGGACGACCTCCAGACACTCATTGCGGAACAGCTGGCGCCGATGACGAAGCCTCATCCCGTCTGA
- a CDS encoding lytic transglycosylase domain-containing protein, which produces MLVRIDREKVAAAAATQEGAKQATEGNFRGQLDRAGASPRAPSSPRSASRGGGGRSLGISLLHAERLAYWAPLIKQNAAKYGVPIDLICGVMLQESGGNPRARSHCGATGLMQLMPATARRFGVTNIWDPRQNVEGGVRYLRYLLDHFRGNSTLVVAAYNSGEGNVAKYRGIPPFKETQNYVPSVMQFARSVGSILRGGAGIPMRALIRSSMPTHAIANFNLAPTPTRPATPPPQAIATRFARL; this is translated from the coding sequence ATGTTAGTCCGGATCGATCGAGAAAAAGTCGCGGCCGCGGCCGCGACACAGGAAGGGGCCAAACAGGCGACCGAAGGCAACTTTCGCGGCCAATTGGATCGTGCCGGTGCCTCGCCCCGAGCACCGAGTTCCCCCCGCAGCGCGTCACGCGGTGGGGGTGGCCGCTCGCTCGGCATCAGTCTGCTCCACGCGGAGCGGCTGGCGTATTGGGCCCCGCTCATCAAACAAAATGCGGCCAAATACGGCGTCCCGATCGATCTGATTTGCGGCGTGATGTTGCAAGAATCGGGCGGCAATCCGCGGGCGCGCTCCCACTGCGGCGCCACGGGGCTCATGCAATTGATGCCCGCAACCGCCCGCCGCTTCGGGGTGACCAATATTTGGGATCCGCGACAAAATGTGGAAGGCGGCGTGCGGTATTTGCGCTACTTGCTCGACCATTTTCGCGGCAACTCCACACTGGTCGTCGCGGCGTACAACTCCGGCGAAGGGAACGTGGCCAAGTATCGCGGGATCCCGCCGTTCAAAGAGACTCAGAATTACGTCCCGAGCGTGATGCAATTCGCGCGCTCGGTCGGCTCCATTCTACGCGGCGGCGCCGGCATCCCAATGCGCGCGCTGATCCGCTCTTCGATGCCGACCCACGCAATCGCCAATTTCAACCTCGCGCCAACGCCCACCCGCCCCGCCACTCCGCCACCGCAAGCCATCGCGACGAGATTTGCGCGATTGTAA